One window of Chitinispirillales bacterium ANBcel5 genomic DNA carries:
- the nifS gene encoding cysteine desulfurase NifS produces MYLDNNATTMVAPEVLEAMLPFFKDSYGNPSSIHRFGGMVRRSVERAREQVADLLGVSAEEILFTSCGTESNNTALKGFFHKHRSNTKIYTSAVEHPAVRNTARYLKEQGATLHEVGVDKQGMISTQFWDQNFGSDTLVSLMWANNETGVIFPVEQIAQKVKSSGGVFHTDAVQAVGKVPLDLSDSAIDLLSLSGHKVHAPKGVGALFVRKGISIPPFLHGGHQEYGMRAGTENVPYIVALGKACELAKAHIEDENTRVRALRDRLESELLAKCKGAKLNGDKDSRLPNTTNISFEAIEGEAILLLLDEYGIAASSGSACTTGSLEPSHVMMAMGIPYTFAHSSTRFSISRYTTSEEVDTVIKVMPPIVEKLRSLSPFVE; encoded by the coding sequence ATATATCTTGATAATAATGCTACAACGATGGTGGCTCCTGAAGTCCTTGAAGCGATGTTGCCATTCTTTAAAGATAGTTACGGCAACCCCTCCAGTATACATCGCTTTGGAGGTATGGTACGGCGAAGTGTTGAAAGAGCACGAGAGCAAGTTGCTGATCTGTTAGGGGTATCCGCTGAAGAGATACTTTTTACAAGCTGTGGTACAGAGAGCAACAACACTGCCCTTAAGGGTTTTTTCCATAAGCATAGGTCAAACACAAAAATTTATACCAGCGCTGTAGAGCATCCTGCCGTAAGAAACACTGCCCGGTATCTCAAAGAACAGGGCGCAACTCTTCATGAGGTTGGGGTGGATAAACAGGGGATGATCTCCACTCAGTTTTGGGATCAGAACTTTGGCTCCGATACACTGGTTTCGCTCATGTGGGCCAATAACGAAACCGGCGTCATCTTTCCAGTGGAGCAGATCGCACAGAAGGTAAAAAGCAGTGGAGGAGTGTTTCACACAGATGCGGTTCAGGCGGTTGGGAAAGTGCCGCTCGATTTGTCAGATTCAGCAATCGATTTGCTGTCGCTTTCGGGTCATAAAGTGCATGCCCCCAAAGGGGTTGGAGCTCTTTTTGTGCGTAAAGGGATATCGATACCACCCTTTTTGCACGGGGGACATCAGGAATATGGGATGCGTGCCGGAACAGAAAACGTTCCCTATATAGTGGCTTTGGGAAAAGCGTGTGAACTGGCTAAGGCTCATATTGAGGATGAGAATACCAGGGTTCGTGCGCTGCGAGACAGATTGGAATCTGAACTGCTTGCAAAATGCAAGGGTGCAAAGCTAAATGGCGATAAAGACAGCAGATTGCCAAACACCACCAACATCAGTTTTGAGGCTATTGAAGGAGAGGCCATTTTACTGCTGCTGGATGAATATGGTATTGCTGCTTCCTCAGGCTCTGCGTGCACTACCGGTTCTCTTGAACCCTCGCATGTAATGATGGCTATGGGGATACCGTACACCTTTGCTCACAGCTCAACCCGCTTTTCTATCAGTAGGTATACTACCTCAGAAGAGGTAGATACCGTCATCAAGGTAATGCCTCC